AAAATCCAGTGATCCCTACAGATCCTTGTCGAACTCTAGCACGGCTACAGGTACGACTGTGATTGAATGCATCAAGTCCCAGGAGGGCTCCGAGTCCCAGACGTCCCAGTCCGGCTCCAGAGCCACCACCCCTTCACTCCCATCAGTAGAAGGAGATTTCAAGCTGACCTCCCCGGAGAAGCTGGCAGGCCTGGTGAGCCCGTCGAGCGGCTACTCCAGCCAGTCAGAAACCCCCACCTCCTCGTTTCCCTCCACCTTTTTTCCCGGGCCGCTGTCACCAGCGAGTGGCAAGAGGAAGCCCAAAGTCCCAGAGAGGAAGTCCTCTCTTTCGTCGCGGTCTCTGCAGTCACGCTCCTGCAAGGATGGAGCAACGTCGAAGCGAGATCTGGAGCTGCCAGTGATTCCTCCTTCTCACCTGGACCTAAGTGCCCTTCACAGCGTTAGCAACAAGGCTTCAGCTTACAGGACCCAGACTGAAAACGCTCATCAAAACAAGCAAGAAGATGGAGTCATGTCCAAACCCGTAGAGGCGTTCAACGCCCACGCACTGTCCATCACACCCTCTGTGCTGCAGTCAGTCCAGCTTCAACCTGTCAATAGGAAACACgaggatgaaaacaaaacagtttgtcaTGCTGTGAATTTCACCAGTTCCAAGTCCCTGGAGTTCAGGAGACCTCCTTTGCACGAGTCATATCATCATGACGAATCTATAAAGGAGTTGAGTAAATCAGTGTTTACCTCGGACGAAGAGGTCAGGACCGAAGAGAGCCACGACCAGAACCAAGGGGCTCCTTTAGAGATCACGACAACTGGCGGGCTCCTTTCAGAATCATGTTTAGACGTTCCTGAGACACTCACTGGTCATGAGAGAGAGCCGCGCACAGAGTCACCGGTCACATCCATCTGCTTGGAGGACTCACATCGGGAGCCATGGCCGCAGCAGCAGAGCGAACCGTCTGAAGAAGAAACGTGTCCCACCCGTCCTGTTCTGCACAGCTCCCCCAAGAGATCCGGCAGTCTGGATAAAGTGCCCGCCGCCGACAGCCTGCTGGAGACGTCCCAGGAGAGCTCGATCAGCAACGACAGCAGCATCGACGTGGAAAACGACTCATCGGGGGTTTCGGCCGAGAGTGCCTCGCAGGACGGGAGAGATGAATCCGCGGAGGAGATGGAGGATTCTGTCTGTAAAGGTACTATGTCTCAGTCACTCATACTTCCTCCCATCGTCTGGGTCAGGAAAATAATACAAGTAAAAGTAGCTGTGTCACAAAACATGTAAAGTGTAACCAGGCAGTGTAACTCTCTGATAGAAAAGTAAGGTGATATCTATAAATCAATATTGAATCTGTGGAATCTTTGattttttcacattatttttgcAACAGACAGTTTTTCTACCAAGTTGTTCTGACTAGCTCCCTCTAGAGAACTGTTTCAAACGGttcctgctgcaggtaagatattgattagTGCACCCTATATACTGAAAgctgttaaatgtttgttaGCAGACTCCATTACCAGTGAAAACTCTGTGTCTGCACTGCACAATGAGTCGAAACCAGAGGACGACAGTGTGTTCCTATCGCCCACCAAGTCCCGCACCACTGAGGATCTGTTCGCTATGATCCACAGGTGAGTGTTTGTATCGTCAGTCTGTTTGTCTCCCCTCCGGGGTAACAGAGAACGTCACCAAACTGTCATCTCCCACAGGTCCAAGAGGAAAGTGTTGGGGAGGAAAGACTCCGCTGAGGTGGCCGTGCGGAACCGCCTCTGCGCTTCATTGGGGAACGTCCCACCCAGCAGTAGTATCAGTTCCCCAGTGCCAGTCGCACCGCCCTCCCCCGCTGCAACCCCTCCAGGCTCACACCGAGTCTCGGGTCCCATCTACAGGAACGCAAAGAAGTCCAGCACCTCCAGCGAAGAgttcaaactgctgctgctcaagAAGGGCAGCCGCTCAGACTCCAGTTACCGCATGTCAGCGGCAGAGATCCTCAAGAGTCCCATCGCCGCTAAATCCCCCGGAGACTCCCTGAGCGAGTCCCCCAGACAGCCGGAGGAGCCTGCCTCCCCCCTGCAGCTGCTCCAGTCGGGACAAGACCAGCTCTTCAGCCCTTACCCCAAAGCTAACTCCGAGGGCTTCTCCCCGAAATCCTTCCTCACGTCTGCTGCTTCCAGGCAGGGCCGCTCCAGAATCCCGCCGCCCGCCAGCAGCAGCCGCTACAGCAGCCGCAGCCGCTTGTACTCCGCCCCCATGCAGGCCATCTCCGAGGGGGAGACGGAAAACTCGGACGGAAGCCCCCACGATGACCGCTCGTCGCAGGGCtccacatagaaaaaaaaagagaaatcattCAATATGTTTACATCAAAAACTAACGGACCAGAAAGATCATTTATATAGATAAAAGACAGGAGCGTAAAGAAATCCTTTTAATAAGTCATAAATCagaatagttttctttttgataattttGTCCACTAAATTTTGTTCTATAcaatctatatttttttaaaaaatagcatctTTACTACTgaaaaaatgctcttttataaAACAGGTCAGAAACCAAAATAGTCTGCATTTGCAttctgtaggaaaaaaaaacattttataagctaataaaaaaaaaaaatattcagagcacaacagttttaaaataatcttattttagtaaataaaagcaaacttcTAAAAGCCATGATTGAGCCACCCAGCTTGTTGCCTTCCTTTCAGCTCTTCGTGTCGCAACTTTTCTCTCCTGCTGTTGACTTTTCCTCCACAATAAAACTAAGAGCTCGTTTTGGCATCTGCTATTTGACGCTATGTATTCTGGGAATACCTACGCAAGTAGCTCGTTTATCTCTTGAAGACTGTCAAGTCGCTTTTTGCTCCTCGATCCGTCAGAACATCACGAATCCCTCTTAGCTTCTTGTTTCTTGGAAATCTTTTATCGGATGCAGCCGAACGCTTCAAAATTGTAGATTCGTCATACAATAACTGAGTCGGGAACTGTCAACCTGACAGTCCGTGGGGACGTGACAGGAGCAGGTGTtaggaaagataaaaaaaaaagtgatctaAAAGCTGGAGGAGGTGAAATCGCAGAGACAAAAAGAAggttgtgtatttaaaaaaaaatctgtttttttttgggttttgctGATTTGGTGCGTTTAGGAGTAGTTGAAAGAGGCGAGTGGAAAGTGCTGAGGAGGATTAAATATGCCTTACAAGAAGAGACaagaagtgtttgttttagggGACTTAAATCCAACAGAGGACGTTAAACACAAACCAGGTTATCATAAAAATCAGTTTAGGACTTTGGCATTTGCTGCTGTCCAAAAATATATaactttgatgttttctgtgtcGAGAAACaatctaaatgtatttatttttctacctGACAGAAAGTCAGTCAGTTTGCCCTCTGGTTTGGCTTACATCCCTAAATAACCCAAATCTGAGCTGTTAACAGTGAACTGCTGATATTTTTAATGAcgagttttattcaaatacctattttgttaaagacaaaatacattttatatgaGATTTGACAACACTGGTTGCAGAGACAAACCGGAAAGAAACTCTGAAGTATCACAGAACTTTGTATGAAATAAGCTACACATaagatttcagttttaactCAAGCTCTCTGGGTCAGTTGTTTTGGTCCCAAGTATAACaatacatgtatttttaaagtgcaTTTGTGTTCAATGTAGTGTTGGCATtcaaaaaatatgcaaatctgACAGAATTCTTGAAGCCATAATGGTAAATATGCTGTAGGCACCCTGCCAGAGCCAGCTGAATTTAGGCTTTAATGGCCTTCCATACAATTTTCCACATTTAACAGGGAGCACAATGAGTTAAAGGAGCAGTTTGGacgttttgaagtggggctctctagaaagaaaatgcacaaataaagtCCTAACTGTTGCATATAACTCTTTGAGCGACTTAAGTGTGAAGAAATTGTGTTTAAACAGGCAAACTAGACTGAATGCAGCCAAAATCAAT
The Kryptolebias marmoratus isolate JLee-2015 linkage group LG24, ASM164957v2, whole genome shotgun sequence DNA segment above includes these coding regions:
- the nhsa gene encoding Nance-Horan syndrome protein isoform X7; this encodes MKSNTQVITSCIIPINVTGLGFDRDASVRCSLVHSQSLLQRRRKLRRRRTVASFPRQVQQDLDSDDSPGSRERTVIVHVSPDVTPSSEELSSHLNTRDSGCQTEDFLISGAPSRRRVRVHRGQGRSLLLSHSAGNISCLSDSADTMFTASVAVHLRSRSLPRDSSRMIDNGQNDSEDEEELSPFNTEGFLPGQRERILKDEEESTHDQAMGGLKYKQLSESPERSWMERTRAQLPRNMGSCEISSSSDTFSSPIHSVSAAGGLAGQMDHKDEHQSSSGNWSGSSSTCPSQTSETIPPAASPPLTGSSHCDSELSLNVAPHANDEQTSFTLDHYQGLRTQRAGSFSSTAMDILEEVGVSTAVEGDWGYPPAKPFSSQGFSPEPSREAESSLGCPSFTSMATCESSFSDKPPSEKADTVSHYSVDTEGYYTSMHFDCGLKGSRSFTYNYASSGSDYALSEIGGHLTLGRRCLSLRKPKVKPSPPKRSSSLRKICSEGNIPEKNKPKITHRQQLPLSSKERKMQLALFGLQGHIENSALVREPLAVWEVENSAELPDLGVLSSKNAQSFKDEGVVQSDYADLWLLNDLKSSDPYRSLSNSSTATGTTVIECIKSQEGSESQTSQSGSRATTPSLPSVEGDFKLTSPEKLAGLVSPSSGYSSQSETPTSSFPSTFFPGPLSPASGKRKPKVPERKSSLSSRSLQSRSCKDGATSKRDLELPVIPPSHLDLSALHSVSNKASAYRTQTENAHQNKQEDGVMSKPVEAFNAHALSITPSVLQSVQLQPVNRKHEDENKTVCHAVNFTSSKSLEFRRPPLHESYHHDESIKELSKSVFTSDEEVRTEESHDQNQGAPLEITTTGGLLSESCLDVPETLTGHEREPRTESPVTSICLEDSHREPWPQQQSEPSEEETCPTRPVLHSSPKRSGSLDKVPAADSLLETSQESSISNDSSIDVENDSSGVSAESASQDGRDESAEEMEDSVCKADSITSENSVSALHNESKPEDDSVFLSPTKSRTTEDLFAMIHRSKRKVLGRKDSAEVAVRNRLCASLGNVPPSSSISSPVPVAPPSPAATPPGSHRVSGPIYRNAKKSSTSSEEFKLLLLKKGSRSDSSYRMSAAEILKSPIAAKSPGDSLSESPRQPEEPASPLQLLQSGQDQLFSPYPKANSEGFSPKSFLTSAASRQGRSRIPPPASSSRYSSRSRLYSAPMQAISEGETENSDGSPHDDRSSQGST